A stretch of the Plodia interpunctella isolate USDA-ARS_2022_Savannah chromosome Z, ilPloInte3.2, whole genome shotgun sequence genome encodes the following:
- the LOC128683072 gene encoding peptidoglycan recognition protein-like isoform X3: protein MWRERSSGRSSAGSEVGMIDHPASSLRMSDIPNVASLNVTNSPQFHLGPKIYNVNQTIHQSEVIKGQLLGLELVTAQSSRRLRCSVAVFVCWAFLVAGVLAFIVFYFALHKEQTRLDLGLNEEWYLRRGDWQAMPPYAVEFLQEPVKNVIIGHSVTKSCTDKYSCIQTVLSIQQDHLRRDYADIGPNYLISENGLLFEGRGANVKAAMVKLWNSKSITIMFLGNYVHDTAQQIQFDHVNILLDKLVKKKVLYPDYDVYGLCQLSTYVISPGPGVMKQMSRFSHWNPIDATKCLSE from the exons ATGTGGCGAGAACGAAGTTCTGGGCGGTCGAGCGCCGGCTCCGAAGTGGGGATGATCGACCACCCTGCCTCCTCTCTGCGGATGTCGGACATACCCAACGTAGCTTCACTGAATGTAACCAATTCTCCCCAGTTCCATCTGGGACCAAAGATCTACAACGTCAACCAGACGATTCACCAGAGCGAGGTCATCAAAG GCCAACTCCTGGGCCTTGAGCTGGTGACGGCACAGTCCAGTCGGCGGCTGCGCTGTAGCGTAGCCGTATTTGTATGCTGGGCGTTCTTGGTGGCTGGCGTTTTAGCTTTCATTGTCTTCTATTTCGCGCTACATAAGGAGCAAACCCGACTAGATTTAG GTTTGAATGAAGAGTGGTACCTCCGGCGCGGTGACTGGCAAGCCATGCCTCCTTATGCCGTAGAGTTCCTCCAGGAGCCTGTAAAGAACGTCATCATCGGCCACAGCGTCACCAAGTCCTGCACCGACAAGTACTCCTGCATACAAACCGTGCTCAGCATACAGCAAGACCACCTCAGGCGAGACTATGCCGACATAGGCCCCAACTACCTCATCAGCGAAAATGGTCTACTGTTTGAAGGCCGAGGCGCTAACGTAAAAGCAGCCATGGTCAAGTTGTGGAACTCAAAAAGCATTACAATTATGTTCCTTGGAAATTACGTTCACGATACAGCCCAACAAATCCAATTCGATCATGTAAATATTCTCCTTGATAAACTCGTgaagaaaaaagttttgtatCCGGATTACGATGTTTACGGACTTTGCCAACTTTCCACCTACGTAATAAGTCCTGGCCCTGGAGTCATGAAACAAATGAGTCGCTTTTCACATTGGAACCCAATTGACGCTACAAAATGTTTATCCGAATGA